One region of Bacteroidota bacterium genomic DNA includes:
- a CDS encoding aryl-sulfate sulfotransferase: MNLSKYFFLLIFLHLSGQPVTAQTYPDFTISQWDSSSSGYYFLIPIRTGTGGPAQNATHMILDGRGNVVYFKEFISGGNTGDFKIQDNRFISYSYQNKFYLMDSSFTVVDSVRCKNGIIQDGHDMQVLPNGHFLLLGWENLVMDLSSYHWFNNNGSAGSSSATVRSGVIQEQDANKNVVFEWHAINYFNFSEVDTSRLNSPTNVDWTHFNSIALDTDGNILASIRHFNEIIKIDKSTGNILWRLGGKLNDFTFTNDTTMFIGQHDCRRLANGNITLLDNGKPRHSVSGKEYQLDENLLQATLVWSHCPDTGLFSSATGNMQRLTNGNTLLDYGMVDQLVTTFEVVSPGGNTVFQIRYNDTLQTYRAFNYETLPWDLHRPVITCTEINQQYFLDAGSGHASYQWSTGETSQMIQVVDTGTYTVFVPKGTDGYVSSEEFVVSNIADPCNTSGVGIGQSFSDQQQIFPNPFEDKIHTKNFYPDLDYELINSLGKTLYRGNDLEEQDFSHLACGLYFLKMHSGTKIHVVKIVKR; encoded by the coding sequence ATGAATCTCTCAAAATACTTTTTTCTGCTAATCTTTTTGCACCTATCCGGACAACCTGTGACTGCGCAGACCTATCCGGACTTCACTATTAGTCAATGGGACTCTTCTTCCAGCGGCTATTATTTTCTGATTCCGATCCGGACAGGAACCGGAGGCCCTGCACAAAACGCGACCCACATGATTCTGGATGGGCGAGGCAATGTCGTTTACTTCAAAGAATTTATATCCGGAGGCAACACGGGGGATTTTAAAATTCAGGACAATCGATTTATTTCCTATAGCTATCAGAATAAATTTTACCTGATGGACAGCAGCTTCACAGTGGTGGATTCTGTGAGGTGCAAAAATGGAATAATACAGGATGGTCATGACATGCAGGTTCTTCCCAATGGTCATTTTTTACTTTTGGGATGGGAAAACCTCGTCATGGATTTGAGTTCCTATCATTGGTTTAATAATAACGGAAGTGCCGGAAGCAGTTCCGCGACCGTAAGATCCGGAGTGATACAGGAACAAGATGCAAATAAGAATGTTGTTTTTGAATGGCATGCGATCAATTACTTCAATTTTTCCGAGGTTGATACAAGTCGGCTTAATAGTCCTACGAATGTAGACTGGACACATTTCAATTCCATCGCGTTAGATACAGATGGAAACATCCTTGCCTCTATTCGGCATTTCAATGAAATTATCAAGATTGACAAAAGCACAGGAAATATCCTGTGGAGATTGGGAGGAAAATTAAATGATTTTACTTTCACCAACGACACAACTATGTTCATTGGTCAGCACGATTGCAGAAGATTGGCCAATGGCAACATTACTTTACTTGATAACGGGAAGCCCAGACATTCTGTCTCTGGTAAAGAATACCAACTGGATGAAAATCTGCTGCAGGCGACATTAGTATGGAGCCATTGTCCGGATACCGGGCTTTTCAGTTCAGCGACAGGTAATATGCAACGATTGACAAATGGCAATACTCTATTAGATTATGGAATGGTAGATCAGCTTGTAACTACTTTTGAAGTAGTGAGCCCTGGTGGCAATACAGTTTTTCAAATCAGGTACAATGACACTTTACAAACATACAGGGCTTTCAATTACGAAACATTACCATGGGATTTGCATAGACCTGTGATCACTTGTACTGAAATCAATCAGCAGTATTTTCTGGATGCAGGATCCGGACACGCGTCTTATCAATGGTCAACAGGAGAAACCTCACAAATGATTCAGGTTGTTGACACCGGTACATATACCGTGTTTGTTCCAAAAGGAACTGACGGGTATGTCAGCTCGGAAGAATTTGTTGTTTCCAATATCGCAGATCCTTGCAACACTTCCGGTGTAGGTATAGGTCAATCCTTCTCCGATCAGCAACAAATTTTCCCAAACCCATTTGAAGATAAAATCCACACAAAGAATTTCTATCCTGATTTGGATTATGAACTTATAAATAGCCTGGGAAAAACTTTGTATCGCGGAAATGATCTTGAAGAACAAGATTTTTCACATCTTGCATGCGGATTATATTTTCTCAAAATGCATTCCGGGACGAAAATACATGTAGTTAAAATTGTAAAGAGATAA
- a CDS encoding T9SS type A sorting domain-containing protein translates to MKKLLHLIVFFILLIAGTASAQQNVNLLVNPGCDDGATTGWDVTSMIDDGWAVEATGGTDGTPCWVSSYSNTTKSQVVDLIALGYTPSYLDQEPIILYAESYKGFYGGSSMSDEYQLNIYLMDDNNVVLYTYQSGILICDSTWQSLKGVIRSYGTGVRKIMYEHIGNCANYWAGNYGAMIDDSYLSIGNNIYYSSGKTHSLAGWTIDANGGDGWMVDPNGYYITSNATDTKSQIIDLVAQGYTPIDLDMQPVITFGEFAKGTQPDYADYYNQTVTLLDASSNVLATSTQTPTLTDQWQWVSGSFSGYGTGLRYIKYEHSGRDVEGLAGHSGSMMDYILLEIGGATTGIDSRDNESFNFAISPNPSNGSFTLSLKNLRNNAPVKLTISDIEGRIVYAEQIENNLNQLSTSTYMLNQVLSKGVYILSLADQTSVQSTKLLIQ, encoded by the coding sequence ATGAAAAAACTCCTACACTTAATTGTCTTCTTCATTTTATTAATAGCAGGCACAGCAAGTGCTCAACAGAATGTTAATCTGCTCGTAAATCCCGGATGTGATGACGGCGCAACCACGGGTTGGGATGTGACTTCCATGATTGATGATGGTTGGGCCGTTGAAGCAACCGGCGGGACCGATGGTACACCTTGCTGGGTTAGCTCTTATTCGAATACAACCAAATCTCAGGTCGTTGATCTGATTGCTTTGGGATATACACCAAGCTATCTTGATCAGGAACCCATAATTCTATATGCTGAAAGTTACAAAGGTTTTTACGGTGGTTCATCAATGTCTGACGAGTATCAGTTGAATATTTATCTCATGGATGATAATAATGTCGTCTTGTATACATATCAAAGCGGAATACTGATTTGTGATTCGACATGGCAATCCCTGAAAGGTGTTATCAGGAGTTACGGAACAGGTGTTCGTAAAATAATGTATGAACACATCGGAAATTGCGCGAATTACTGGGCAGGAAATTATGGTGCTATGATCGATGATTCATATTTATCTATTGGTAACAATATCTATTATTCAAGCGGAAAAACACATTCATTGGCCGGTTGGACCATTGATGCAAATGGTGGTGATGGATGGATGGTGGATCCCAATGGATACTATATTACTTCCAATGCGACGGATACTAAGTCACAGATTATTGACCTGGTCGCGCAGGGTTATACTCCTATTGATCTGGACATGCAACCGGTAATCACCTTTGGCGAATTCGCTAAAGGCACACAGCCTGATTACGCGGATTATTACAATCAAACCGTCACATTATTGGATGCGAGCAGCAATGTACTCGCGACATCCACGCAGACTCCCACCTTGACGGATCAATGGCAGTGGGTGAGTGGGTCATTTTCGGGATACGGCACCGGTTTGCGTTATATCAAATACGAACATTCAGGAAGGGATGTAGAGGGCTTGGCCGGACATAGCGGTTCTATGATGGATTATATTCTTTTGGAAATTGGAGGCGCCACAACCGGGATCGACTCCCGTGACAATGAGAGTTTCAATTTCGCAATTTCTCCAAACCCATCCAATGGTAGTTTTACACTTTCACTGAAAAATCTGAGAAATAACGCTCCGGTTAAATTGACGATTTCTGATATAGAGGGACGAATAGTTTATGCCGAGCAGATTGAGAATAATTTGAATCAACTTTCGACTTCAACATATATGCTGAACCAGGTACTTAGCAAAGGTGTGTACATACTTTCCCTTGCAGATCAGACATCGGTGCAGTCAACAAAACTATTGATTCAATAA
- a CDS encoding DUF302 domain-containing protein: protein MNYYNIKSVPNANFEDIKAKVIAGLQDEGFGVLTEIDLKAIMKKKLDKDYLPHTILGACNPVYADKVLQIEPNISAMLPCNVTIKENTNHAIEIATINPVAAMGSVNNKEIILLAQEVQDKLTKMLNGIG, encoded by the coding sequence ATGAACTACTACAACATAAAATCAGTTCCGAATGCAAATTTTGAGGATATCAAGGCAAAAGTAATTGCAGGTTTACAGGACGAAGGTTTTGGTGTGCTGACCGAAATCGATCTGAAGGCCATCATGAAAAAAAAGCTTGACAAGGATTATCTTCCACATACAATTCTTGGAGCATGCAATCCGGTATACGCCGATAAGGTACTTCAAATCGAACCGAATATCAGTGCAATGCTCCCCTGCAATGTTACCATCAAGGAAAATACAAACCATGCAATTGAAATAGCGACAATTAATCCGGTGGCTGCCATGGGATCTGTAAACAATAAAGAGATAATTTTACTGGCACAGGAAGTTCAGGACAAATTGACAAAAATGCTGAATGGCATTGGATAA
- a CDS encoding T9SS type A sorting domain-containing protein: MKLKLQLKIYVLTFCSLISYTNSNSQCSNQVTHLAGTAVVNGVDITVTTTGHVDDNTSYCVNTFPYFVGYNSTTGSANGMYTFDFFPPVNSLTLNFSGISNAGIGQESVVLAINGIHYAIPSVGDPNGCDALADLTVDGDITGCVSCSVSGWLGTTITGNISSLQVADIAVWGQGNGAIFSLFICDAVNGTPEYENIFANDVYPNPFTTSLNLKSNNSSDVEFTLYDAFSNKLIHKTIPTISSLNTEFLSSSIYFYELKQEGAILKKGKLIKE; this comes from the coding sequence ATGAAGCTAAAACTACAACTAAAAATTTACGTACTAACATTTTGTTCATTAATCAGCTATACCAATTCCAATTCACAATGTTCAAACCAGGTAACACATCTGGCTGGAACAGCTGTTGTAAATGGAGTGGATATCACAGTCACAACCACCGGTCATGTTGATGACAATACTTCGTATTGTGTAAATACATTCCCCTATTTTGTCGGTTATAACTCAACAACAGGCAGTGCGAATGGAATGTATACATTCGATTTTTTCCCACCTGTAAATTCGCTGACCCTAAACTTCAGCGGTATTTCCAATGCAGGCATAGGTCAGGAATCTGTAGTGCTTGCTATCAACGGAATTCATTATGCAATACCATCTGTAGGTGATCCTAACGGTTGTGATGCACTTGCTGATTTAACTGTTGACGGTGACATTACCGGTTGTGTAAGTTGTTCGGTATCTGGCTGGCTGGGCACAACCATTACCGGCAATATTTCATCCTTACAGGTAGCGGATATTGCTGTGTGGGGACAAGGGAATGGTGCAATTTTCTCACTATTCATTTGCGATGCGGTAAATGGTACCCCTGAATATGAGAATATTTTCGCGAATGATGTGTACCCAAATCCATTCACTACTTCGCTTAATTTAAAATCCAACAATAGTTCAGATGTAGAATTTACACTGTATGATGCATTTTCGAATAAACTAATTCATAAGACTATACCGACTATTTCTTCTTTGAATACAGAATTTTTAAGCAGTAGTATTTATTTTTATGAATTGAAACAGGAAGGCGCAATCCTCAAGAAGGGTAAATTGATTAAAGAATAA
- a CDS encoding ATP-binding protein, which produces MKDSPFVYGTTVSSHAFTNREKDVQKLKSNLLNGINTTIISPRRWGKSSLVEKVIREINAKEKKHKTVVIDLFSVGSKEEFLEQFAKEVIKASSGKWQEWMLSGKEFFRQLIPKLSLGIDPNTDFSISFDWKELRKYSEEVLQLPETIARKKGIRMIICLDEFQNLASYPGYEEFEKQMRAVWQRQKLVTYCLYGSKRHMMTDIFNNPAKPFYRFGDILLLPKIEHAKWLRFITNGFKNTGKNIDEKTASWIPEIMKNHSWYVQQLAHYTWNLTHKSCSLKEAQAALQELLNANSPLYQKEVESISTSQLNLLKAVAKGETQLTSVAVMEHYRLGTPNNVTKSKASLINNDLIQENNGKYEFTDPAFEIWFRKQYFGEALG; this is translated from the coding sequence ATGAAAGATTCTCCTTTCGTTTACGGAACAACCGTTAGCAGTCACGCATTCACCAATCGTGAAAAGGATGTTCAAAAACTCAAAAGCAATCTGTTGAACGGAATCAACACCACGATCATTTCGCCGCGCAGGTGGGGAAAATCCTCGTTGGTAGAAAAAGTGATCCGGGAGATCAACGCGAAAGAAAAAAAGCACAAAACAGTGGTGATTGACCTGTTCTCAGTCGGCAGCAAGGAAGAGTTCCTTGAACAATTCGCGAAGGAAGTCATCAAGGCTTCTTCCGGAAAATGGCAGGAATGGATGCTAAGCGGAAAAGAATTTTTCAGACAGCTGATCCCGAAACTTAGTTTGGGAATAGATCCGAACACGGATTTCAGCATTAGTTTTGACTGGAAAGAATTACGCAAATACAGCGAAGAAGTACTGCAATTGCCTGAAACAATAGCCCGTAAAAAAGGAATCCGGATGATTATTTGTCTGGATGAATTCCAAAACCTGGCCTCCTACCCCGGTTACGAAGAATTTGAAAAGCAAATGCGGGCGGTATGGCAGCGACAGAAACTGGTCACCTATTGTTTGTATGGAAGCAAAAGACATATGATGACGGATATTTTCAACAACCCGGCCAAGCCCTTTTATCGTTTCGGAGATATATTATTGCTTCCCAAAATCGAACATGCCAAATGGTTGCGTTTTATCACAAATGGATTTAAAAACACCGGAAAAAATATCGATGAAAAAACTGCCTCCTGGATTCCGGAAATTATGAAAAATCATTCCTGGTATGTTCAGCAACTGGCTCATTACACCTGGAACCTCACACACAAAAGCTGCAGTTTGAAAGAAGCGCAGGCTGCATTACAGGAATTATTGAATGCCAATTCGCCGCTCTACCAAAAAGAAGTCGAAAGCATTTCCACCAGTCAGCTCAATCTGCTCAAAGCCGTAGCCAAAGGTGAAACACAACTTACCAGCGTCGCGGTGATGGAACATTACCGTCTGGGTACTCCCAATAACGTAACAAAAAGCAAAGCCTCATTGATCAACAACGATCTGATTCAGGAAAACAATGGGAAATACGAATTCACTGATCCTGCTTTTGAGATCTGGTTCAGGAAGCAGTATTTTGGTGAGGCACTGGGCTAG
- a CDS encoding T9SS type A sorting domain-containing protein: MKNKISYLIVAFIALFYLQSAQAQVMYEWSRSYDGGSIDGALLVSPEGSNFIHIAGTTQVGTDNKLIIRKYRTNGNLQWSRISPSSIPGTIRWIKRDASFNTYMICYSISGYTLLKFGADAHLKWTKTIAESPAGLEVKGNRVYTGGQATTGFFVRCYRASDGGTVWTRTEGNGYNGRAFTIDNAGNTYVGGSTEDASYQEQMYIVKFNASSPSPVLSIRYAGPDNYPWNSSQILRIDAGGNIYSCGEVDAFGSGGQNQTVVKFNPAGTFQWKQYIVTTGGAEWGGVDDFIFDAFQNPVLIGDKSYHDDIHEAQRMFVTKLNRSTGVKLFYVYPNDPTLSNPELYEYSNNCTTDSYGNIYFGGYGNYGAGPGVYRWAITKVDGMTGDLRWIEAGSSFTGANFVNSIYVSAGGNVYCGISEASATVDMVLEKFSQPGGGLRLRAENNSFPPAIAYPNPSTDEFTLRFESDQVITDAVLIDLSGRVIAQYAQISGDFKFGRNLAPGIYYLNLNSNSGRQTIRLVKTDR; encoded by the coding sequence ATGAAAAACAAGATTAGTTATCTGATCGTTGCCTTTATTGCTTTATTCTATTTGCAATCGGCACAGGCACAGGTTATGTATGAATGGAGCAGGTCTTATGATGGAGGAAGTATCGATGGGGCTTTACTTGTCAGCCCCGAAGGCTCTAATTTTATTCACATCGCGGGCACTACCCAGGTAGGCACGGATAATAAATTGATCATTCGCAAGTATCGAACCAACGGAAACTTGCAATGGTCACGTATTTCACCAAGTTCAATTCCCGGCACGATCCGGTGGATCAAACGTGACGCTTCTTTCAATACGTACATGATTTGTTATTCAATAAGCGGATATACTCTTTTAAAATTTGGAGCAGACGCTCACCTAAAATGGACAAAAACAATTGCTGAAAGTCCGGCCGGACTGGAAGTAAAAGGAAACCGTGTCTATACCGGTGGACAAGCGACTACAGGTTTCTTCGTACGCTGTTATCGCGCAAGTGACGGAGGAACTGTCTGGACACGAACAGAAGGCAACGGATATAATGGCCGTGCTTTCACCATTGACAATGCCGGGAATACCTATGTTGGAGGAAGTACCGAAGATGCTTCGTACCAGGAACAAATGTATATTGTAAAATTCAACGCTTCATCTCCTTCTCCGGTATTAAGCATTCGTTATGCAGGTCCTGATAACTACCCCTGGAACTCCTCTCAGATTTTAAGAATTGACGCCGGAGGAAATATTTATTCCTGCGGTGAAGTTGACGCCTTTGGATCTGGAGGACAAAACCAAACAGTAGTAAAATTTAACCCTGCCGGTACATTCCAGTGGAAACAGTACATTGTAACTACAGGTGGTGCAGAATGGGGAGGAGTGGATGATTTTATTTTTGATGCATTTCAAAATCCTGTTCTGATCGGCGACAAATCATACCATGATGATATCCATGAAGCACAAAGAATGTTTGTCACTAAGCTCAACCGTTCTACCGGTGTAAAACTATTTTACGTTTATCCCAATGACCCTACATTATCGAACCCGGAACTTTATGAATATTCCAACAATTGCACAACTGATTCCTATGGTAATATTTATTTTGGCGGTTACGGAAACTATGGTGCAGGACCGGGTGTCTATCGTTGGGCAATAACAAAAGTAGATGGAATGACAGGTGATCTCCGGTGGATTGAAGCCGGAAGTTCATTCACCGGAGCTAATTTCGTAAACAGTATTTATGTTTCAGCCGGTGGCAATGTGTATTGCGGAATCAGTGAAGCTTCAGCAACGGTGGATATGGTACTCGAAAAATTCTCTCAACCGGGTGGAGGCCTGCGTCTGCGTGCGGAAAACAATTCCTTCCCTCCTGCTATCGCCTATCCCAACCCAAGCACGGATGAATTCACCTTGCGTTTCGAATCTGACCAGGTTATTACTGATGCAGTTTTGATAGATCTCAGCGGAAGAGTCATCGCTCAGTATGCCCAAATTTCCGGTGATTTCAAATTCGGTAGAAATCTCGCTCCCGGAATTTATTACCTGAATCTAAACAGTAATTCAGGAAGGCAAACTATCCGTCTTGTGAAAACCGACCGGTAA